A single genomic interval of Aphidius gifuensis isolate YNYX2018 linkage group LG6, ASM1490517v1, whole genome shotgun sequence harbors:
- the LOC122858941 gene encoding probable phospholipid-transporting ATPase IA isoform X4, protein MIVIPTEQMQPNLCRGNPRISTQEPLRPFTPPDLSSIPHMDGTPTNVNHNVTTNGTIETTGPYIVGSQIDLGTIDNIDSIGQQVGSIINRRRKTREHIELQESEITVDRSENGGSQNSDGHPVQPEDLEERVIFVNAPQQPAKYKNNHITTAKYTILTFIPSFLFEQFRRYSNCFFLFVALMQQIDGVSPTGRYTTLVPLVFILAVSALKEIIEDIKRHRADDEINMRQVEVLRDGKWMWIQWRQIGVGDVVKVHNNNFFPADLILLSSSEPQGISFIETANLDGETNLKIRQAHTETVTLLDTAELMNFHANIQCEPPNKHLYEFNGVLRETQKQSVALGPDQLLLRGAILRNTKWAFGVVIYTGHDTKLMQNNATTAPLKRSTLDRHTNTQVLMLFFILLVLCLISTIFNVVWINANSDGLWYVDLTKTMTTNFLFNLLTFIILFNNLIPISLQVTLEVVRFVQATFINMDSEMYHAESDTPAMARTSNLNEELGIVNYVFTDKTGTLTKNVMEFKRCTIGGKIYSLPDPTQPGNSHAHYDDISDFVKNINDAKKSTDKKIINSASILHEFMVMLSVCHTVIPEKINGNVIYHAASPDERALVDGAHKFGYIFDTRTPAYVEIIGLDKRLRYEILNVIEFTSARKRMSVIVRTPDGKIKLYCKGADSIIYERLENIDNNDDNFRQITLEHLELFASEGLRTLCFAYADIEERHYETWKEIYHKASITMTNRELKIEEAANLIENKLILLGATAIEDHLQDQVPETLQALLQANINVWVLTGDKQETAINIGYSCKLITQTMPLIIINENSLDKTRDVIVQHCAEFGQDLRCQNDVGLVIDGTSLKYALSHDLRSDFLDLCISCKIVICCRVSPMQKAEVVDLVTTNTNAVTLAIGDGANDVAMIQKAHIGVGISGVEGLQAACASDYSIAQFCYLKRLLFVHGSWNYSRMSKLILYSFYKNICLYVIELWFAIYSGWSGQILFERWSIGLYNVVFTAAPPLAMGLFDKVCSAETLLAHPRLYAARNSNRTTFDIQVFWMWILNALLHSSALYWLSMFMLEHDIIWKNGRDGGYIVLGNFVYTYVVVTVCGKAGLITNSWTWVTHLATWGSIALWFLFIIIYSRFWPTIGVGAVMTGNDIMLFSSPVFWLGLIFIPTAVLLIDVTIKVIKNTMFKSLAEAAREQEIRKSDPSDLFSNQDYRPSNMPGVCDISLQSNEFISCPGEIRSLAHSEIET, encoded by the exons ATGATTGTT aTACCGACAGAACAGATGCAGCCAAATTTGTGCCGGGGAAACCCCCGGATTTCAACACAAGAGCCACTTCGTCCATTCACACCACcagatttatcatcaataccTCATATGGATGGTACACCAACAAATGTCAATCATAATGTAACGACTAATGGAACAATTGAAACAACTGGTCCATATATTGTTGGTAGTCAAATTGATTTAGGTactattgataatattgacaGCATTGGTCAACAAGTTGgttcaattattaatagacGACGTAAAACAAGAGAGCACATTGAACTTCAAGAATCTGAAATAACag ttgataGATCAGAAAATGGTGGTTCTCAAAATAGTGATGGACATCCTGTTCAACCAGAAGATCTTGAAGAGAGAGTAATATTTGTAAACGCACCACAACAACCTgccaagtataaaaataatcatataacaACAGCAAAGTACactattttaacatttataccatcatttttatttgagcaATTTCGAAGATACAGCAATTGCTTCTTCCTTTTTGTTGCACTTATGCag caaATTGATGGTGTATCGCCAACTGGACGTTACACAACATTGGTGCCACTAGTTTTTATTCTTGCTGTATCTGCtctaaaagaaataattgaagaTATCAAAAGACATCGAgctgatgatgaaataaatatgcGACAAGTTGAAGTACTTCGTGATGGTAAATGGATGTGGATACAATGGCGTCAAATTGGTGTTGGTGATGTTGTAAAAGtgcacaataataatttcttccCAGCagatttaatacttttatcatcatcagaacCACAGGGTATATCATTTATTGAAACAGCAAATTTAGATGgtgaaacaaatttaaaaattcgtcAAGCACATACGGAAACAGTAACATTACTTGATACAGCTGAACTTATGAATTTTCATGCAAATATACAATGTGAACCaccaaataaacatttatatgaatttaatgGTGTGTTGCGTGAAACACAAAAACAAAGTGTTGCATTAGGTCcagatcaattattattacgtgGTGCAATATTACGTAATACAAAATGGGCATTTGGTGTTGTTATTTATACTGGTCATGATACAAAATTAATGCAAAATAATGCAACAACAGCACCACTTAAAAGATCAACACTTGATAGACACACAAATACACAagtattaatgttattttttatattattagtaCTTTgtttaatatcaacaatatttaatgttgTATGGATTAATGCAAATAGTGATGGTCTTTGGTATGTTGATTTAACTAAAACAAtgacaacaaattttttatttaatttattaacatttattatattatttaataatttaataccaATATCATTACAAGTTACACTTGAAGTTGTACGTTTTGTACAAgcaacatttattaatatggATAGTGAAATGTATCATGCTGAAAGTGATACACCAGCAATGGCAAGAACAAGTAATCTTAATGAAGAATTAGgtattgttaattatgtatttaCTGATAAAACTGGTACATTAACTAAAAATGTTATGGAATTTAAAAGATGTACAATTGGTggtaaaatatatagtttACCAGATCCAACACAACCTGGTAATAGTCATGCTCATTATGATGATATTAgtgattttgttaaaaatataaatgatgctaaaaaatcaacagataaaaaaatcattaattcaGCATCAATATTACATGAATTTATGGTAATGTTATCAGTATGTCATACAGTTATaccagaaaaaattaatggtaaTGTTATTTATCATGCAGCATCACCAGATGAACGTGCACTTGTTGATGGTGCACATAAATTTGgttatatatttgatacaaGAACACCAGCATATGTTGAAATAATTGGTCTTGATAAACGTTTAagatatgaaatattaaatgtcaTTGAATTTACATCAGCTAGAAAAAGAATGTCTGTTATTGTACGTACACCTgatggtaaaattaaattatattgtaaaggTGCTGattcaataatatatgaaagacttgaaaatattgataataatgatgataattttcgTCAAATAACACTTGAACATCTTGAATTATTTGCTAGTGAAGGTTTACGTACACTTTGTTTTGCATATGCTGATATAGAAGAAAGACATTATGAAACATGGAAAGAAATATATCATAAAGCATCAATAACAATGACAAATcgtgaattaaaaattgaagaagctgctaatttaattgaaaataaattaatattacttgGTGCAACAGCAATTGAAGATCATTTACAGGATCAAGTACCAGAAACATTACAAGCATTATTACAAGCAAATATTAATGTATGGGTATTAACTGGTGATAAACAAGAAACAGCAATTAATATTGGTTattcatgtaaattaataacacaaaCAATgccattaattattattaatgaaaattcattagATAAAACACGTGATGTTATTGTACAACATTGTGCTGAATTTGGACAAGATTTACGTTGTCAAAATGATGTTGGTCTTGTTATTGATGGTACCAGTTTAAAATATGCATTATCACATGATTTAAGAAgtgattttttagatttatgtATATCATGTAAAATAGTTATATGCTGTCGTGTATCACCAATGCAAAAAGCTGAAGTTGTTGATTTAGttacaacaaatacaaatgcTGTTACACTTGCTATTGGTGATGGTGCAAATGATGTTGCAATGATACAAAAAGCACATATTGGTGTTGGTATATCTGGTGTTGAAGGTTTACAAGCAGCATGTGCATCTGATTATTCAATAGcacaattttgttatttaaaaagattattatttgttcatGGTTCATGGAATTATAGTAGAATGTCAAAgctaatattatattcattttataaaaatatatgtctttATGTTATTGAATTATGGTTTGCAATATATTCTGGTTGGTCaggacaaattttatttgaaagatGGTCAATTGGTCTTTATAATGTTGTATTTACAGCAGCACCACCACTTGCTATGGGTTTATTTGATAAAGTTTGTTCAGCTGAAACTTTACTTGCTCATCCAAGATTATATGCTGCTAGAAATTCAAATAGAACAACATTTGATATACAAGTTTTTTGGATGTGGATATTAAATGCATTACTTCATTCATCAGCATTATACTGGCTATCAATGTTTATGCTTGAACATGATATTATATGGAAAAATGGACGTGATGGTGGTTATATTGTTCTTGGAAATTTTGTCTATACATATGTTGTTGTTACTGTTTGTGGTAAAGCTGGACTCATTACAAATTCATGGACGTGGGTTACACATCTTGCTACTTGGGGTTCTATTGCACtctggtttttatttataattatatacag tCGATTTTGGCCAACTATTGGTGTTGGAGCTGTTATGACTGGTAATGATATTATGCTCTTTTCATCACCTGTATTTTGGCTTGGATTAATTTTCATACCAACAGCTGTATTACTCATTGATGTCACAATCAAAGT aattaaaaatacaatgttCAAATCATTGGCTGAAGCTGCAAGAGAACAGGAAATACGAAAATCAGATCCAAGTGATTTATTTAGTAATCAAGACTACAGACCTtc aAATATGCCTGGTGTTTGTGATATATCATTGCAAAGTAATGAGTTTATTTCATGTCCTGGGGAAATACGATCACTTGCTCATTCTGAAATTGAaacttaa